A region of Thioalbus denitrificans DNA encodes the following proteins:
- a CDS encoding PaaI family thioesterase — MSVEDGMNAATFQRIIDEALPFASDMEMEVVHLSPGNITLRMPCRDNALRPGGTISGPAMMGLADTAMYGLWCTVSPLAALSASLWLVRCKARSRRNGRSLSRERNAADVRPAARPKGAPQERQCCVAVLAKGAPLPADCALPWRSWGALKAPSRVKQYTS; from the coding sequence ATGAGCGTGGAAGACGGGATGAACGCGGCGACCTTCCAGCGCATCATCGACGAGGCGCTGCCCTTCGCCAGCGACATGGAGATGGAGGTGGTGCACCTGTCCCCGGGCAACATCACCCTGCGCATGCCCTGCCGCGACAACGCCCTGCGCCCGGGCGGCACCATCTCCGGACCGGCGATGATGGGGCTCGCCGATACCGCCATGTACGGGCTTTGGTGTACTGTTTCACCCTTGGCGGCGCTTTCAGCGAGTCTCTGGCTGGTCAGATGCAAGGCGCGCTCGCGCAGGAATGGCAGGTCCCTTTCAAGAGAGCGCAACGCCGCAGATGTCCGGCCAGCGGCTCGCCCGAAGGGAGCCCCCCAGGAACGCCAATGCTGCGTTGCAGTCCTTGCCAAGGGCGCGCCATTGCCTGCGGACTGCGCCTTGCCTTGGCGTTCCTGGGGGGCTCTGAAAGCACCGTCAAGGGTGAAACAGTACACCAGTTGA
- a CDS encoding YbhB/YbcL family Raf kinase inhibitor-like protein: protein MTFTLSSTAFTHGEAIPVRYTCDGEDVSPPLAWSDLPEGTASLVLIVDDPDAPDPKAPRMTWVHWLIYNLSTRLTELPEAVDEETLPNHTGQGLNDWKRTGYGGPCPPVGRHRYFHKLYALDVTLPDLGTPTKTKLEGAMQGHILGKAELMGTYEKSR, encoded by the coding sequence ATGACCTTCACGCTCTCTTCCACCGCTTTTACCCACGGAGAGGCGATCCCGGTCCGCTATACCTGCGACGGCGAGGATGTCTCCCCGCCCCTGGCCTGGTCGGATCTGCCCGAGGGAACGGCCAGCCTGGTGCTCATCGTGGACGACCCGGACGCCCCCGATCCGAAGGCGCCGCGGATGACCTGGGTTCACTGGCTGATCTACAACCTCTCCACCCGCCTGACGGAACTGCCGGAGGCCGTCGACGAGGAGACCCTGCCCAACCACACCGGCCAGGGGCTCAACGACTGGAAGCGCACCGGCTACGGCGGACCCTGCCCGCCAGTGGGACGCCACCGCTATTTCCACAAGCTCTACGCCCTGGACGTCACCCTGCCCGATCTCGGCACCCCCACCAAGACCAAGCTGGAGGGCGCCATGCAGGGCCACATCCTCGGCAAGGCCGAGCTCATGGGCACTTACGAAAAATCACGGTAG
- a CDS encoding carboxyl transferase domain-containing protein, translated as MTVLQSKVDTRSEAFRGNAAAMEALVADLRAKVAQVKLGGGERAREKHLARGKLLPHERVRRLLDVGSPFLELSQLAAWDMYGNEVPGAGIITGVGRIMGRECMVVANDATVKGGTYYPMTAKKHLRAQAIAEACRLPCIYLVDSGGAYLPLQDEVFPDRDHFGRIFFNQANLSAQGIPQVAVVMGSCTAGGAYVPAMSDESVIVKGQGTIFLGGPPLVKAATGEVVTAEELGGADVHAKVSGVTDHYALNDLHALELTRGIVSHFNTVKAPQIDLREPVAPNYDPREIYGVVPADPRKPYDAREIIARIVDGSELDEFKPLYGATLVTGFARIHGYPVGIVANNGILFSESALKGAHFIELCSQRGIPLVFLQNITGFMVGRKYEAGGIAKDGAKMVTAVSATRVPKFTVIVGGSFGAGNYGMCGRAYDPRFLWMWPNARISVMGGDQAANVLAQVRRDSMEARGEQWSPEDEESFKAPIRARYETQGHPYYASARLWDDGIIDPAETRTVLALGLSAALNAPIEPTRFGVFRM; from the coding sequence ATGACAGTTCTGCAGAGCAAGGTGGATACCCGCTCGGAGGCGTTCCGGGGCAACGCGGCGGCGATGGAGGCGCTAGTGGCGGACCTGCGCGCGAAGGTGGCGCAGGTGAAGCTCGGCGGCGGGGAGCGGGCGCGGGAGAAGCACCTGGCCCGGGGCAAGCTGCTGCCCCATGAGCGGGTGCGGCGGCTGCTGGACGTGGGGTCGCCGTTCCTGGAGCTCTCCCAGCTCGCCGCCTGGGACATGTACGGCAACGAGGTGCCCGGCGCGGGCATCATCACCGGCGTGGGCCGCATCATGGGCCGCGAGTGCATGGTGGTGGCCAACGACGCCACGGTGAAGGGCGGCACCTACTACCCCATGACCGCCAAGAAGCACCTGCGCGCCCAGGCCATCGCCGAGGCCTGCCGCCTGCCCTGCATCTACCTGGTGGACTCGGGGGGAGCCTACCTGCCGTTGCAGGACGAGGTGTTCCCCGACCGCGACCACTTCGGGCGCATCTTCTTCAACCAGGCCAACCTCTCCGCCCAGGGCATTCCCCAGGTGGCGGTGGTGATGGGCTCCTGCACCGCCGGCGGCGCCTACGTGCCGGCCATGTCCGACGAGAGTGTCATCGTGAAGGGCCAGGGCACCATCTTCCTCGGCGGCCCGCCGCTGGTGAAGGCGGCCACCGGCGAGGTGGTGACCGCGGAGGAACTGGGCGGGGCCGATGTCCATGCGAAGGTCTCCGGCGTGACCGATCACTACGCCCTGAACGATCTCCACGCGCTGGAGCTGACCCGCGGCATCGTCAGCCACTTCAACACCGTCAAGGCCCCGCAGATCGACCTGCGCGAGCCGGTGGCGCCGAACTACGACCCGCGGGAGATCTACGGCGTGGTGCCCGCCGACCCGCGCAAGCCCTACGACGCCCGCGAGATCATCGCGCGCATCGTCGACGGCAGCGAGCTCGACGAGTTCAAGCCTCTCTACGGAGCCACCCTGGTCACCGGTTTCGCCCGCATCCACGGCTACCCGGTCGGCATCGTGGCCAACAACGGCATCCTGTTTTCCGAGTCGGCGCTCAAGGGCGCCCACTTCATCGAGCTGTGCAGCCAGCGCGGCATCCCGCTGGTGTTCCTGCAGAACATCACCGGCTTCATGGTGGGGCGCAAGTACGAGGCCGGTGGCATCGCCAAGGACGGGGCGAAGATGGTCACCGCCGTGTCCGCCACCCGGGTGCCCAAGTTCACGGTCATCGTCGGCGGCAGCTTCGGCGCCGGCAACTACGGCATGTGCGGCCGCGCCTACGATCCCCGCTTCCTGTGGATGTGGCCCAACGCCCGCATCTCGGTGATGGGCGGCGACCAGGCCGCCAACGTGCTCGCCCAGGTGCGCCGGGACAGCATGGAAGCGCGCGGAGAGCAGTGGTCGCCCGAGGACGAGGAGTCCTTCAAGGCGCCGATCCGGGCCCGGTACGAAACCCAGGGCCATCCCTACTACGCCAGCGCGAGGCTCTGGGACGACGGCATCATCGACCCCGCCGAGACCCGCACCGTCCTGGCCCTGGGCCTGTCCGCCGCCCTCAACGCCCCCATCGAGCCGACCCGCTTCGGCGTGTTCCGGATGTAG
- a CDS encoding DUF2889 domain-containing protein has protein sequence MPLPSPPSPRKLAHTRTVTCRGYEREDGLWDIEGHLVDTKPFSFPNRDRGGRINAGEAIHEMWVRLTIDLDLHVHDAVAVTDASPYRICPEATATFQRIVGLRIGPGWNRKVKERLGGAEGCTHVTELLGPLATTAYQTLWPAREKREEGSKVRGNRKAILDTCHALRSDGPVVKLHWPELYRPSGEPDQAAS, from the coding sequence ATGCCGCTGCCCTCCCCGCCCAGCCCGCGCAAGCTCGCCCACACCCGCACCGTCACCTGCCGCGGCTACGAGCGGGAGGACGGGCTGTGGGATATCGAGGGACACCTGGTGGACACCAAGCCCTTCTCCTTCCCCAACCGGGATCGGGGCGGGCGCATCAACGCCGGGGAGGCGATCCACGAGATGTGGGTGCGGCTCACCATCGATCTCGACCTGCATGTCCATGACGCGGTGGCGGTGACGGATGCCTCCCCCTACCGGATCTGCCCCGAGGCGACGGCGACCTTCCAGCGCATCGTGGGACTGCGCATCGGCCCGGGCTGGAACCGCAAGGTCAAGGAGCGGCTCGGCGGCGCCGAGGGCTGCACCCACGTCACCGAGCTCCTGGGCCCGCTCGCCACCACCGCCTACCAGACCCTCTGGCCCGCCCGGGAAAAGCGCGAGGAGGGCAGCAAGGTGCGCGGCAACCGGAAGGCCATCCTCGACACCTGCCACGCCCTGCGCAGCGACGGCCCCGTGGTCAAGCTCCACTGGCCCGAGCTCTACCGCCCCTCCGGGGAGCCCGACCAGGCCGCTTCCTGA
- a CDS encoding hydroxymethylglutaryl-CoA lyase, whose translation MNLPERVRIVEVGPRDGLQNEPGAVPVAVRVELVDRLSAAGLPAVEAGSFVSPRWVPQMADTDRVLAGITRRPGTAYPVLVPNARGLEAALAAGAEEIAVFAAASETFSRKNINCSIAESLERFAPVCDTARQRGLRVRGYVSCVLGCPYEGYVDPAVVARVAADLAQLGCYEISLGDTIGVGTPLRARQMVEAVAQRVPLERLAVHFHDTYGQALANLFAVLELGVSVIDSSVGGLGGCPYARGASGNVATEDVVYMLDGLGIATGVDLGAVVATARFISGHLDRPPASRVARAWRTE comes from the coding sequence ATGAACCTGCCTGAACGGGTGCGCATCGTCGAGGTGGGGCCGCGGGACGGCCTGCAGAACGAGCCCGGGGCGGTCCCGGTCGCGGTCCGGGTGGAGCTGGTGGACCGTCTCAGCGCGGCCGGTCTGCCGGCGGTGGAGGCGGGCAGCTTCGTCTCACCCCGGTGGGTGCCGCAGATGGCCGACACCGACCGGGTGCTGGCGGGCATCACCCGCCGGCCCGGCACCGCCTACCCGGTGCTGGTGCCCAACGCCCGGGGGCTGGAGGCGGCGCTGGCGGCCGGAGCGGAGGAGATTGCCGTTTTCGCGGCCGCCTCCGAGACTTTCTCGCGCAAGAACATCAACTGCTCCATCGCCGAGAGCCTGGAGCGCTTCGCGCCGGTGTGTGACACGGCCAGGCAGCGGGGGCTGCGGGTCCGCGGCTATGTCTCCTGCGTGCTCGGCTGTCCCTACGAGGGTTACGTGGACCCCGCCGTCGTGGCCCGGGTGGCCGCCGACCTGGCGCAGCTCGGCTGCTACGAGATCTCCCTCGGGGACACCATCGGCGTGGGCACGCCGCTGCGGGCCCGGCAGATGGTGGAGGCGGTGGCGCAGCGGGTGCCACTGGAACGGCTGGCGGTCCATTTCCACGACACCTACGGCCAGGCGCTCGCCAACCTGTTCGCCGTGCTCGAGCTCGGGGTTTCGGTCATCGACAGTTCGGTGGGTGGGCTCGGCGGCTGTCCCTATGCCCGGGGTGCCTCCGGCAACGTGGCCACCGAGGACGTGGTCTACATGCTCGACGGACTCGGCATCGCCACGGGCGTGGACCTGGGCGCGGTGGTGGCGACCGCCCGCTTCATCAGCGGTCACCTCGACCGCCCGCCCGCCTCCCGCGTGGCCCGCGCCTGGCGCACGGAGTGA
- a CDS encoding DUF1127 domain-containing protein, whose translation MNVRVLEMQSRRGWWSGAAESATRVLHRGIVLLLEWNQRARQRRQLARLDDYLLRDIGLSRVDAEQEARKPFWRG comes from the coding sequence ATGAACGTTCGAGTCCTGGAAATGCAGTCCCGCCGGGGGTGGTGGTCGGGCGCGGCGGAATCCGCCACGCGAGTCCTGCATCGGGGGATCGTCCTGCTGCTGGAATGGAACCAGCGCGCCCGCCAGCGCCGCCAGCTGGCCCGCCTCGACGATTATCTCCTGCGCGACATCGGCCTCAGCCGTGTCGACGCCGAGCAGGAGGCCCGCAAGCCGTTCTGGCGGGGGTGA
- a CDS encoding enoyl-CoA hydratase/isomerase family protein, which yields MSEETVKVAVEKGVASVTLNRPAVHNAFDDALIARLTEALREVGEDPGVRVVVLRGAGKSFSAGADLNWMQRMAGYSRTQNLADAMGLAQLLHTLDTLPRPTIAAVHGAAFGGGVGLVAACDIAVAAETAAFSLSEVRLGLIPAVISPYVVAAIGARQARRYFLTAERFDAGEARRLGLVHEVTTPEALEARVTAIATELLRGGPGAIGAAKNLVAAVAGRPVDTALMADTARRIADIRAGEEAREGVGAFLEKRKPRWFPE from the coding sequence ATGAGCGAAGAGACGGTGAAGGTGGCGGTGGAGAAGGGGGTGGCGTCGGTGACGCTGAACCGCCCGGCGGTGCACAACGCCTTCGACGACGCCCTCATCGCCCGGCTCACCGAGGCGCTGCGCGAGGTCGGGGAGGATCCCGGGGTGCGGGTGGTGGTGCTGCGCGGGGCCGGCAAGAGCTTCTCCGCCGGGGCGGATCTCAACTGGATGCAGCGCATGGCCGGCTACTCGCGCACCCAGAACCTGGCCGATGCCATGGGGCTGGCGCAGCTGCTGCACACGCTGGACACCCTCCCCCGCCCCACCATCGCGGCCGTCCACGGCGCGGCCTTCGGCGGCGGCGTGGGACTGGTGGCCGCCTGCGACATCGCCGTGGCCGCCGAAACGGCCGCCTTCAGCCTGTCGGAGGTCCGCCTCGGCCTCATCCCCGCGGTCATCAGCCCCTATGTGGTGGCGGCCATCGGCGCACGCCAGGCGCGGCGCTACTTTCTCACCGCCGAGCGGTTCGACGCCGGGGAGGCGCGGCGCTTGGGGCTGGTGCACGAGGTGACGACGCCGGAGGCGCTGGAGGCGCGGGTGACGGCCATCGCCACGGAGCTCCTGCGCGGCGGCCCGGGGGCCATCGGCGCGGCCAAGAACCTGGTGGCCGCCGTGGCCGGCCGGCCGGTGGACACGGCGCTCATGGCGGACACCGCCCGGCGCATCGCCGACATCCGTGCCGGCGAGGAGGCGCGCGAGGGGGTGGGCGCGTTCCTGGAGAAGCGGAAACCACGGTGGTTCCCGGAGTGA
- a CDS encoding acetyl/propionyl/methylcrotonyl-CoA carboxylase subunit alpha yields the protein MFHTILIANRGEIACRIARTARRLGIRTVGVYSEADAGALHVALCDEAHLIGPPAARESYLDAGRILAVARASGAEAIHPGYGFLSENAEFAEACAAAGVVFIGPPAAAIRAMGDKSRAKALMERAGVPLVPGYHGEDQSPAVLAREAAALGYPVLLKASAGGGGKGMRIVRDAAELEAAAASARREARAAFGDDRLLVERYLERPRHIEVQVFADTHGGVVHLFERDCSVQRRHQKVVEEAPAPGMAPARRREMGAAACAAARAIGYVGAGTVEFIADPAGSFHFMEMNTRLQVEHPVTEFVTGQDLVEWQLRVAAGEPLPAAQEALEINGHAFEARIYAEDPARDFLPATGTLDHLQLPAEDAHVRLDTGVRSGDTISPHYDPMLAKLIVWGEDRDDALRRLRRALGESHAVGVTTNLGFLRDLAAHPAFARGELDTGFIDRHRTELFQPSAPVPDRVLAIAALAELLRVEARAGACQALSRDPWSPWHAVTGWRLNDDNHHTLAFLDGEHEVTVNAHFRPGHFLLELPGGPMAVRGEATGDGAVLADLDGVRLRAGVVRVGETLDILCNGASHRLRVHDPVAAALPAEGGGGGLTAPMPGTIIAVLVETGEPVRRGAPLLVMEAMKMEHTITAETDGVVGVIRFAVGDQVQEGAELLVLETGEATDEPA from the coding sequence ATGTTCCACACCATCCTGATCGCAAATCGCGGCGAGATCGCCTGCCGCATCGCCCGCACCGCGCGGCGCCTCGGCATCCGCACGGTGGGCGTCTACTCGGAGGCCGACGCCGGCGCGCTGCACGTGGCGCTGTGCGACGAGGCCCACCTCATCGGCCCGCCCGCGGCGCGCGAGAGCTACCTGGACGCCGGGCGCATCCTGGCCGTGGCCCGGGCCAGCGGCGCGGAGGCCATCCATCCCGGCTACGGCTTCCTGTCGGAGAATGCCGAGTTCGCCGAGGCCTGCGCCGCGGCCGGCGTCGTCTTCATCGGCCCGCCGGCCGCGGCCATCCGCGCCATGGGTGACAAGAGCCGCGCCAAGGCCCTCATGGAGCGGGCCGGCGTGCCGCTGGTGCCGGGCTACCACGGCGAGGACCAGTCGCCCGCGGTCCTGGCGCGGGAGGCCGCCGCCCTCGGCTACCCGGTGTTGCTGAAGGCGTCCGCAGGCGGCGGCGGCAAGGGCATGCGCATCGTGCGCGACGCCGCGGAGCTGGAAGCGGCGGCCGCCTCGGCGCGGCGCGAGGCCCGCGCGGCCTTCGGCGACGACCGGCTGCTGGTGGAGCGCTACCTGGAGCGGCCGCGCCACATCGAGGTACAGGTGTTCGCCGACACCCACGGCGGCGTGGTGCACCTGTTCGAGCGCGACTGCTCGGTGCAGCGCCGCCACCAGAAGGTGGTGGAGGAGGCCCCGGCCCCGGGCATGGCGCCGGCGCGACGCCGGGAGATGGGCGCGGCGGCCTGCGCCGCGGCCCGCGCCATCGGCTACGTGGGCGCGGGCACGGTGGAGTTCATCGCCGACCCGGCGGGCAGCTTCCATTTCATGGAGATGAACACCCGGCTGCAGGTGGAGCACCCGGTGACCGAGTTCGTCACCGGCCAGGACCTGGTGGAGTGGCAGCTGCGGGTGGCCGCCGGCGAGCCGCTGCCCGCCGCCCAGGAGGCGCTGGAGATCAACGGCCACGCCTTCGAGGCGCGCATCTACGCCGAGGACCCGGCCCGCGACTTCCTTCCCGCCACCGGCACCCTCGATCACCTGCAGCTGCCCGCGGAGGATGCCCACGTGCGCCTGGACACCGGGGTGCGCAGCGGCGACACCATCTCCCCCCACTACGATCCCATGCTGGCCAAGCTCATCGTCTGGGGCGAGGACCGCGACGACGCCCTGCGGCGGCTGCGGCGCGCCCTGGGCGAAAGCCACGCCGTGGGCGTCACCACCAACCTGGGCTTCCTCCGCGACCTCGCCGCCCACCCCGCCTTCGCCCGGGGCGAGCTCGACACCGGCTTCATCGACCGCCACCGCACCGAGCTGTTCCAGCCCTCCGCGCCGGTCCCGGACCGGGTGCTGGCCATCGCCGCGCTGGCCGAGCTGCTGCGGGTGGAAGCCCGGGCCGGGGCCTGCCAGGCGCTGTCCCGGGACCCCTGGTCGCCCTGGCACGCGGTGACCGGCTGGCGACTCAACGATGACAACCACCACACCCTCGCCTTCCTGGACGGCGAGCACGAGGTGACGGTGAACGCCCATTTCCGCCCCGGCCATTTCCTGCTCGAGCTCCCGGGCGGCCCCATGGCGGTGCGCGGAGAGGCGACCGGCGACGGCGCGGTGCTCGCCGACCTGGACGGGGTGCGCCTACGCGCCGGCGTGGTCCGGGTGGGAGAGACCCTGGACATCCTCTGCAACGGGGCCAGCCATCGGCTGCGGGTTCATGATCCGGTGGCGGCGGCCCTGCCCGCCGAGGGCGGGGGCGGTGGACTCACCGCGCCCATGCCCGGGACGATCATCGCGGTGCTGGTCGAGACCGGCGAACCGGTGCGCCGGGGCGCACCGCTGCTGGTGATGGAGGCGATGAAGATGGAACACACCATCACCGCCGAGACCGACGGGGTGGTGGGCGTCATCCGCTTCGCGGTCGGCGACCAGGTGCAGGAGGGGGCCGAGCTGCTGGTGCTGGAGACCGGGGAGGCGACCGATGAACCTGCCTGA
- a CDS encoding acyl-CoA dehydrogenase C-terminal domain-containing protein: protein MPTYRAPLRDMRFVYTELLEADRRLTALEPFAEASADLVEAVLEEGAKVCEGVLFPLNQAGDVEGCRLEEGAVRTPAGFPEAYRTWCGGGWTGLACDPDYGGQGLPETLGFMVEEMLCSANVSFSLYPGLTRGAYHALRAHGPEALRRLYLPRLVSGEWSGTMCLTEPHAGTDLGLLRTRAEPAEDGAWRITGTKIFITSGEHDLAENIVHLVLARLPDAPPGIKGLSLFLVPKFLPDGDGNPGERNAVACGALEHKMGIRASSTCVMNFDGATGWLVGEPHKGVACMFTMMNTERLAIGIQGLGLAEVAYQNAAAYARERLQSRALSGPRQPEQAADSILVHPDVRRMLLTARACNEGARALAGWTAMQIDLSRHHPEPEAREAAEDLVALVTPVVKAFFTDYGFEAANHCLQVLGGHGYIREWGMEQYVRDARIASIYEGTNGIQALDLVRRKLYLHDGRLPERLFALMEETVSAHLEEAALAEFVGPLAAEVARLRALTDWLRTRAGENPEELGAAAVDYLRLTALTILAWLWTRMAAVAVNKQDGEEGGFYRAKLATGRFYMQRILPQNLALDAAIRAGAAPLMAHDESWF, encoded by the coding sequence ATGCCCACCTATCGTGCCCCCCTGCGCGATATGCGCTTCGTCTACACCGAACTGCTGGAGGCCGACCGGCGGCTGACCGCGCTCGAGCCCTTCGCCGAGGCGAGCGCCGACCTGGTGGAGGCGGTGCTGGAAGAGGGGGCGAAGGTCTGCGAGGGGGTGCTGTTTCCCCTCAACCAGGCCGGTGACGTCGAGGGCTGCCGGCTCGAGGAGGGCGCGGTGCGCACGCCGGCGGGCTTCCCGGAGGCCTACCGGACCTGGTGCGGGGGGGGCTGGACCGGGCTCGCCTGCGATCCCGACTACGGCGGCCAGGGCCTGCCCGAGACCCTGGGCTTCATGGTGGAGGAGATGCTCTGTTCGGCCAACGTCTCCTTCAGCCTCTACCCGGGCCTGACCCGGGGCGCCTACCATGCCCTGCGCGCCCATGGCCCCGAGGCGCTCCGCCGGCTCTACCTGCCGCGCCTGGTGAGCGGGGAGTGGAGCGGCACCATGTGCCTCACAGAGCCCCATGCGGGCACCGATCTCGGCTTGCTTCGCACCCGTGCGGAACCGGCGGAGGACGGCGCCTGGCGCATCACCGGCACCAAGATCTTCATCACCAGCGGCGAGCACGACCTGGCGGAGAACATCGTCCACCTGGTGCTGGCGCGGCTGCCCGACGCCCCGCCCGGCATCAAGGGGCTGAGCCTGTTCCTGGTGCCGAAGTTCCTGCCCGACGGCGACGGCAATCCGGGGGAGCGCAACGCCGTGGCCTGCGGGGCGCTGGAGCACAAGATGGGCATCCGCGCCTCCAGCACCTGCGTGATGAACTTCGACGGCGCCACCGGCTGGCTGGTGGGCGAGCCCCACAAGGGCGTGGCCTGCATGTTCACCATGATGAACACCGAGCGCCTGGCCATCGGCATCCAGGGGCTGGGGCTGGCCGAGGTGGCCTACCAGAACGCCGCCGCATACGCCCGCGAGCGGCTGCAGAGCCGGGCGCTGTCCGGGCCGAGGCAGCCGGAGCAGGCGGCCGACTCCATTCTCGTCCACCCGGACGTGCGGCGCATGCTGCTCACGGCGCGGGCCTGCAACGAGGGAGCGCGGGCCCTGGCCGGCTGGACGGCGATGCAGATCGATCTCTCCCGCCACCACCCGGAGCCGGAGGCGCGGGAGGCGGCGGAGGACCTGGTGGCGCTGGTCACGCCCGTGGTGAAGGCCTTCTTCACCGACTACGGCTTCGAGGCCGCCAACCACTGCCTGCAGGTGCTGGGCGGCCACGGCTACATCCGCGAGTGGGGCATGGAGCAGTACGTGCGCGACGCCCGCATCGCCTCCATCTACGAGGGCACCAACGGCATCCAGGCGCTGGACCTGGTGCGGCGCAAGCTCTACCTGCACGACGGCCGGCTGCCGGAGCGGCTCTTCGCCCTCATGGAGGAGACGGTGTCCGCCCACCTCGAGGAGGCGGCGCTGGCGGAGTTCGTCGGGCCGCTGGCGGCGGAGGTGGCGCGCCTGCGCGCGCTCACGGACTGGCTCAGGACGCGGGCCGGAGAGAACCCCGAGGAGCTGGGCGCCGCCGCGGTGGACTACCTGCGCCTCACCGCCCTGACCATCCTCGCCTGGCTCTGGACCCGCATGGCCGCGGTCGCCGTCAACAAGCAGGACGGGGAGGAGGGTGGCTTCTACCGCGCCAAGCTCGCCACCGGCCGCTTCTACATGCAGCGCATCCTGCCCCAGAACCTGGCGCTGGATGCCGCCATCCGCGCCGGCGCCGCCCCCCTCATGGCCCACGACGAGAGTTGGTTCTGA
- a CDS encoding LysR family transcriptional regulator has protein sequence MDFHHLRTFVAVAEEGNLTRASERLFTSQPAISAHIKALEEELGVTLFERTPRGMVLTRGGERLLAQARDALDALGRVSQTARSIQGKVLGTARIGLNTDSRYLRVPELHGGLAGEHPDLVLELIQNISGCIVEDIRGGRLEAGFFFGLPAAGDITTLKLREARLRIAAPAAWRDRVLDADWEALATLPWIFPTEQCPYIDLMRSLFPAGGPQPCKVVVASGESAMNTLVRSGAGLTLIREDEADEGLADGSLLLLEGHVYTLPLCFGYPARRAGDPLTRALVDAVRTTWNLEADVPAATDAV, from the coding sequence ATGGATTTCCATCACCTGCGGACGTTCGTTGCGGTGGCCGAGGAAGGCAATCTCACCCGCGCCTCCGAACGGCTGTTCACCAGCCAACCCGCCATCAGCGCCCATATCAAGGCGCTCGAGGAGGAGCTCGGCGTTACGCTGTTCGAACGGACCCCCAGGGGGATGGTGCTCACCCGCGGCGGGGAGCGGCTGCTGGCGCAGGCGCGGGACGCGCTGGACGCCCTGGGGCGGGTGAGCCAGACGGCGCGCTCCATCCAGGGCAAGGTGCTCGGCACCGCCCGCATCGGTCTCAACACCGACTCACGCTACCTGCGCGTCCCCGAGCTCCACGGCGGCCTGGCCGGGGAACATCCCGACCTGGTCCTGGAGCTGATCCAGAACATCTCCGGCTGCATCGTGGAGGACATCCGCGGCGGCAGGCTGGAGGCCGGATTTTTCTTCGGTTTGCCCGCCGCCGGCGACATCACCACGCTGAAGCTGCGGGAGGCCCGCCTGCGCATCGCGGCGCCCGCCGCCTGGCGCGACCGCGTGCTGGACGCCGACTGGGAGGCACTGGCCACACTGCCCTGGATCTTCCCCACCGAGCAGTGTCCCTACATCGACCTGATGCGATCCCTGTTTCCCGCCGGGGGACCGCAGCCCTGCAAGGTGGTGGTGGCTTCCGGGGAATCGGCCATGAACACTCTCGTCCGCTCCGGCGCCGGGCTCACCCTCATCCGCGAAGACGAGGCGGACGAGGGGCTGGCCGACGGCAGCCTCCTGTTGCTGGAAGGGCACGTCTACACGCTCCCGCTGTGCTTCGGCTACCCCGCCCGCCGTGCCGGCGATCCCCTGACCCGCGCCCTGGTGGATGCCGTCCGCACCACCTGGAACCTGGAGGCGGACGTGCCGGCCGCCACCGATGCGGTTTGA
- a CDS encoding PaaI family thioesterase, translated as MSRLPDAAGAVTTSLTINFLQKPAAVDLLAEGQVLKLGRRLAVMEVSLYSVGRPDPVAHVTGTYALPPS; from the coding sequence TTGAGCCGACTGCCCGACGCCGCGGGCGCCGTCACCACCAGCCTGACCATCAACTTCCTGCAGAAACCCGCGGCCGTGGACCTGCTCGCCGAGGGCCAGGTGCTCAAGCTCGGCCGCCGCCTGGCGGTGATGGAGGTGAGCCTCTACTCCGTGGGCCGCCCCGACCCCGTCGCCCACGTCACCGGCACCTACGCGCTGCCGCCTTCCTGA